One segment of Nostoc flagelliforme CCNUN1 DNA contains the following:
- a CDS encoding type II toxin-antitoxin system ParD family antitoxin has translation MSNINISLPESMKAFIEEQVAQGGYGSVSEYLQELIVQDQKRKMQEHIEELLIAGLKSGEAIEVNDEWWQQKRTHLINHLHQHKCVSLDHSS, from the coding sequence ATGAGTAACATTAATATTTCCTTGCCTGAGTCGATGAAAGCCTTTATTGAAGAACAAGTGGCTCAAGGTGGCTACGGTTCAGTTAGCGAATATCTACAAGAGTTAATCGTTCAAGACCAAAAACGCAAGATGCAAGAACATATAGAAGAACTTTTAATTGCAGGACTTAAAAGTGGAGAAGCAATAGAAGTTAATGATGAATGGTGGCAGCAAAAACGCACACACTTGATCAACCACCTGCATCAACACAAATGCGTAAGCCTAGACCACTCGTCGTAG
- a CDS encoding type II toxin-antitoxin system Phd/YefM family antitoxin: MSITVNVSEVTAKFSELLSQVLLGEEVVIAQKGIPVARLVALTDTASPRIPGLDKGKVIIAPDFDEPLPEDILNDFDSSNLV, translated from the coding sequence ATGAGTATCACCGTTAATGTTTCTGAAGTAACTGCCAAGTTTTCTGAATTGCTGAGTCAGGTATTACTTGGTGAAGAGGTGGTGATTGCACAGAAGGGTATTCCAGTTGCACGCCTAGTAGCTCTCACAGATACAGCCTCACCTCGAATTCCAGGATTGGATAAAGGTAAAGTTATAATTGCACCAGATTTTGACGAGCCTTTACCAGAAGATATCCTAAATGATTTTGACAGTTCTAATCTAGTTTAG
- a CDS encoding type II toxin-antitoxin system VapC family toxin, translating to MKVLFDTSVLISAFIVNHPQHSVCFSKIKSAKSGQIQGFISTHSLAETYSVITRLPIQPRISPQQAEMIIVDMSQYLEGVPLLFNDYQAAIAQMATLNLPGAGIFDALIAQAALKAEVETLLILNPNHFTRLGNAIAHIVQVPE from the coding sequence ATGAAAGTCTTGTTTGATACTTCTGTCTTAATTTCTGCATTCATTGTCAATCACCCACAACATTCTGTTTGCTTTTCCAAGATTAAATCTGCAAAATCTGGGCAAATTCAAGGGTTTATCTCAACTCACAGTTTAGCTGAAACATATTCTGTCATCACACGCTTACCCATTCAGCCGCGTATTAGTCCCCAACAAGCTGAGATGATTATTGTAGATATGTCGCAGTATTTAGAGGGAGTTCCACTGCTTTTCAATGACTATCAGGCTGCGATCGCTCAAATGGCAACCTTAAATCTTCCCGGTGCGGGTATTTTTGATGCTTTAATTGCTCAAGCTGCTTTAAAAGCAGAGGTAGAGACTCTGTTGATCCTCAATCCAAATCACTTTACTCGTTTGGGAAATGCCATCGCTCACATTGTGCAAGTCCCTGAGTAG
- a CDS encoding type II toxin-antitoxin system VapC family toxin: MRALLDTHAFLWWVTDDPQLSSTSRTIIADSGNILFLSVASVWEIVIKTKSGKLTLPEPVEEYIPNRLALNRFKSLDIQMIHTLQIANLPNIHRDPFDRILIAQSQVENLPIVTIDQKITQYSVKTIW, translated from the coding sequence ATGAGAGCTTTACTGGATACCCATGCATTTCTTTGGTGGGTAACAGATGACCCTCAGTTATCTTCCACTAGTCGCACTATAATTGCTGACTCAGGTAATATTTTATTTCTGAGCGTGGCAAGTGTTTGGGAGATTGTCATCAAGACTAAATCGGGTAAGCTAACTTTACCTGAACCTGTAGAAGAATATATTCCAAACCGACTAGCATTGAACCGCTTTAAGAGTCTAGATATTCAAATGATACACACTCTACAGATTGCCAATTTGCCAAACATCCACCGAGATCCGTTTGACCGGATTCTGATTGCCCAAAGTCAAGTAGAGAATTTGCCAATTGTAACCATCGACCAAAAAATAACACAGTATTCTGTCAAGACTATCTGGTAA